Part of the Zea mays cultivar B73 chromosome 4, Zm-B73-REFERENCE-NAM-5.0, whole genome shotgun sequence genome is shown below.
tggtgtagacggctagccaaccccctggatcctgcttaggttcatatttgtcgacattggataccttgaagttgggaggccattggatggccctaaggcgcggagtaagagcggatactccgcacgtgtcctcctgtcatcggggatgatgtctgtcccggggaggggagctgtggttgtggttcctcgaccgtccctgggtggtaccgccagttgaggccgttgccgactcagttctggtggcctggctctgagccgggatgccatgatccctgtcgtactcctcccgacggcgaatctcgttctcatgccgccgttcgcgcgaagcattgatggagcttcgcgcgtctcggcgactgttgatggcgtgtcgtagatcgttcggcgggtgagcaagcggtagaagatggttggctgcctgggtgaacaagcgtcggtagccctcagcgtcgggagtccgaggaagtccatcagctatccgagccagtacccctccgacttcgctcggcgtgttcatagctcgggcgaagtcgggattcaggttgcgcccgaagagtggattctcccggcgttgccttgcatcttgctcggcttgttcctgagcccgtcggcgatcacgtcgtcgggagttcctttgttctctgaagacgcgttcttctggagtttctcctattccgagacctcgtctcgcgagacaggctgctccggatcccgttctccggctgcgtgatgtcgttgaacgttcctgcgccgattcctccgtcggcgggattctcgttgaggcggttcttctccgggtgcggtcggctcgtcgtcggagacggtaggcgactccactctcccgatgaagaggacgtcggggtagaatggtgctgctgtcgtggcgaccttctttccgttctcctttgaggccggaggaacggaaagaacaacttgcttctccctggtctccttcttcctcgcgatttgtgtccattcttttgtcggggaagtagacagtggagttctccgggtcagcgagccctcggcccccgactttccggagacgatctttttccgaagagctggaggttgcgcttctccggcattttcggagtttgttggaggagacttcttttccggcggatccgcgatacggtgtagaattccctcttcatccgctacagatgagattgtcccgaagcaaaaTACGGATCCGGGGcgtagggtgatcttgctgtagaaagtgacggccattgagctagcttagatcgtcgacacaccccctacctggcgcgccagctgtcggtgttttgggtccgaccgcacacccggggttgcccctcaaggtgtttttaggagtaggacagtgtcgacaactgtagcaaaatggttcgtgccggttgcacgaggaacagtagacaaggtttacaggttcgggccgcttggagatgcgtaacaccctacgtcttggtgagtatgcttggtgaatgtggttacaagagagctctctggattgagaatacagagagttgacgtgggtggctaagtaatagggtcgatcattctgaaggggtgccccctaggccttatatactcgaccgtggggcaatacacgtggatatgataacaacaagtagctaaaagatagtgaacctcttgagtttatctccacgtaacccttgccgacttatcctcgcatggctccgttgcatgggggctccagcacgggaaagtcggatctctgttgtggtcactcgctcgacgttgcgggccgttcgggtttgcaccaatccggcctcatgtcgctctgctttgctggttgtttctccccaggcccacgaaagaatgaccttacgatttattgggcccttgggcctttcgtgaggtcttttactcttttagtggacccggaggatatctatcccccacaagtgtggtaagcccggtcactttattgcaaaatgtccaatatcaagtgacagtgacaggggcgacgacaagaagggaaagaggagagaaaagaagagatactacaagaagaagggcggcgatgcccatgtgtgccgcgagtggaactccgatgagagctcctccgactcctcctccgacgaggacgccgccaacatcgctgtcaccaaaggactcctcttccccaacgtcggtcacaaatgcctcatggcaaaggacggcaaaaggaagaaggtaaaatcaagatcctccactaaatatgcatcctctagtgatgaagataattctagtgatgaggaggataatttgtgcaccctttttgctaacctaaacatgcaacaaaaggaaaaattaaatgaattaattagtgctattcattagaaggatgaactcttggactctcaagaggacttcctaattaaagaaaacaagaagcatgttaaggttaaaaatgcttacgctctagaagtagagaaatgtgaaaaactatctagtgagctaagcacttgccatgatattattgccaaccttagaaatgaaaatgctaaaataattgctaaggttgattcaaatgtttgtgatgtttcaattcccaatcttagagatgataatgttagtttacttgctaagattgaagaattgaatgtctctcttgctagccttaagattgaaaatgaaaaattaattgctaaggctaaaaacttagatgtttgcaatattaccatttctaatcttagaagtgaaaatgacatattacatgctaaggttgttgaattaaaatcttgcaaaccctctacatctaccgttgagcatgtttccatttgtactagatgtagagacattaatgttgatgctattcatgatcacctagctttaattaagaaacaaaatgatcacatagctcaacttaatgccaaaattaatgagcatgacttagaaaatgaaaaatttaaattcgcTAGAAGcacgctctatagtgggagacgccctggcatcaacgatggcattggcttccaaaagggagacaatgtcaaacttaatgcccctcctaaaagattatctaactttgttaagggcaaggctcccatgcctcaggataactagggttacattttgtaccctgccggttatcccgagcacaagattaggagaattcactctaggaagtctcactctcgccctaatcatgcttttatgtataagggtgagacatctagctctaggcaatcaacacgtgctaaattgcctaagaagaaaactcctagtgcatcaaatgattctaacatttcatttaaaacttttgatgcatcctatgttttaactaacaaatccggtaaagtagttgccaagtatgttggggcaagcacaaggggtcaaagacttgtgtttggatacccaaagttcttgtatctaatgtcaaaggacctaaaaccgtttgggtacctaaaatcaagaactaaatttgttttgtaggtttatgcatccaggggctcaagttggatcattgatagcgggtgcacaaaccatatgacaggggagaagaagatgttctcctcctatgagaaaaaccaagatccccaacgagctatcacattcggggatgggaatcaaggtttggtcaaaggattgggtaaaattgctatatctcctgaccattccatttccaatgtgtttcttgtagactctttagattataacttgctctcagtttctcaattatgtaaaatgggttacaactgtctttttacggatataggtgttactgtctttagaagaagtgatgattcattagcatttaagggagtgttagagggtcagctatacttagtagattttgatagagctgaactcgacacttgcttaattgctaagactaacatgggttggctctggcatcgccgactagcacatgttggaatgaagaatcttcacaagcttctaaagggagaacacattttgggactaacaaatgttcattttgagaaagacaggatttgtagcgcatgtcaggcagggaagcaagttggtgttcatcatccacacaagaacattatgacgactgacaggccacttgaactcctacacatggacctattcggcccgatagcttacataagcatcggcgggagtaagtactgtctagttattgtggatgactattctcgcttcacttgggtgttctttttgcaggaaaaatctcatacccaagaaaccttaaagggattcttaagacgtgctcaaaatgagttcggcttaaggatcaaaaagatcagAAGCGataacaggacggagttcaagaactcacaaatcgaaggcttccttgagaaggagggcatcaagcatgagttctcttctccctacacgccaacaacaaaatggtgtagtggagaggaaaaatagaactctattggacatggcaagaaccatgcttgatgagtacaagatttcggatcagttttgggcggaggcggtcaacaccgtgtgctacgccatcaaccggttgtatttaCACCGAATCCtcgagaagacatcgtatgaactcctaaccggtaaaaagcccaatgtttcatatttaagagtctttggtagcaaatgttttattcttgttaaaagaggtagaaaatccaaatttgctcctaaggctgtagaaggctttttactaggatatgattcaaacacaaggtcatatagagtctttaacaagtcctctggactagttgaagtttcttgtgacattgtgtttgatgagactaacggctctcaagtaaagcaagttgatcttgatgagctagatgatgaagaggctctgtgcatcgcgctaaggaacatgtccattggggatgtgtgttctaaggaatccgaagagcctccaaatgcacaagatcaaccatcttcctccatgcaagcatctccaccaactcaagatgaggatgaggctcaagatgatgaaggaaaagatcaagaagatgagccacctcaagaggagagcaatgatcaagggggagatgctcatgatcaatatgaggaagatgaacaagttacaagactgccacacccaagagtccaccaagcaatccaacgagatcaccccgtgaacaccatcctcggcgatattcaaaaggggtaactactagatctcgtgttgcttatttttgtgaacattaccctTTCGttttctctattgagccacacaggagggaagcacttcaagattcggattaggtggtggcaatgcaagaggagctcaacaatttcacaagaaacgaggtatgacatttagttccacgtcctaaccaaaatgttgtaggaaccaagtgggtcttccacaacaaacaagatgagcatggtgtggtgacaaggaacaaagcccgacttgtggccaagggatattcacaagtcgaaggtttggatttcggtgaaacctatgcacctgtagctaggctagaatcaattcacattttacttgcctatgctacttaccatggcttcaagctttaccaaatggacgtgaagagtgccttcctcaatggaccaatcaaagaggaggtctatgttgagcaacctcccggctttgaagatagtgagtaccctaaccatgtatataaactctctaaggcactttatgggctcaagcaagccccaagagcatggtatgaatgcctaagagattttcttatcactaatggcttcaaagtcggaaaggccgatcctactttatttactaaaactcttgaaaatgatttgattgtatgccaaatttatgttgatgatattatatttgggtctactaacgaatctacatgtgaagagtttagtaggatcatgatacaaaaattcgagatgtctatgatggaggagttgaagtatttcttgggatttcaagtaaagcaactccacgagggcacattcattagccaaacgaagtatattcaagacattctaaccaagtttgggatgaaggacgccaatcccatcaagacacccatgggaaccaatgggcatctcgacctcgacacgggaggtaaatctgtagatcaaaaggtataccggtcgatgataggttctttactctatttatgtgcttcacgaccggatataatgctttcgatatgcatgtgtgcaagatttcaagccgatcctaaggaagctcaccttagggccgtaaaacgaatcttgagatatttagtttatactcctaagtttggcctttggtaccctaggggatccacatttgatttaattggttattcggatgctgattgggcggggtgtaaaattaatagaaagagcacatcggggacttgctagttcttgggaagatccctggtgtcttgggcttcaaagaagcaaaattctgtagctctttctactgccgaagccgagtatattgccgcaggccattgttgcgcgcaattgctttggatgaggcaaacccttagggactatggttacaaactaaccaaagttcctcttctttgtgataatgagagtgcaatccgcatggcagataatcccgttgaacatagccgcactaaacacatagccatttggtatcatttcttaagggatcaccaacaaaagggggatatcgagattgcatatattaacaccaaagaacaattagccgatatctttaccaagccactagatgaacaaacatttaacaaacttaggcatgagctaaatattcttgattctcggaatttcttttgatattttgcacacatagctcattaatatacctttgatcatgtctcttttatatgctatgactaatgtgttttcaagtatatttcaaaccaagtcatagattgaaagggaattagagtcttcggcgaagacaaaggcttccgctccactccatcaaattactcatgcttcgtcgtcgctccgggccgctctccaactttggtataatcttcactcttatgttaTTTACCATTGGGAGAGAAaatacaagggcttatatttcactcaagtatccttttttggcgattcatgccaaaggggaagaaagtattagcccaaagcaaaaggaccgcaccaccaccaattttcaaaattttgagttaagaaaagatttttcaattgatgatttttcaatcggtatcttacttttgatagaatttcaaattggtacaaccctgtcaaaactaatatctaaaaccctcttgaacactaagaggaggattttattgagggggagttttgtttagtcaaaggaaaaagcatttgaaacagggagacaaaatttcaaatcttgaaaatgcttctcaaaatcttattcatttacctttgactatttgcaaaaagactttgaaaagaatttacaaaagaatttgcaaaaacaaaacatgtggtgcaagcatggtccaaaatgttaaaaataaataaagaaacaatccatgcatatcttatgagaatatttattggttcaattcctagtatcctttgcacttacattatgcaaactagttcaattatgcacttctatatttgctttggtttgtgttggcatcaatcaccaaaaagggggagattgaaagggaattaggcttacacctttttcctaattatttttggtggttgaattgcccaacacaaatatttggactaactagtttgctctagattatgagttctataggtgccaaaggttcacaacaaaccaataaaaagaccgagaaaggattcaaatataaagAGCTAAAGTCAGCCAAAGTGTGCCCTGATCTGGTGCacgagactgtccggtgcaccagggactccaactccgaactgctcaccttcgggaattctggaggccgctccgctataattcaccggactgtccggtgtagcaccggacagtgtccggtgtgccagcggagcaacgactactttgcgccaacggtcgtctgcagaaggcattaaatgcgctacagtgcgtgccagagtcagagcagagcctgatggcgcaccggacactgaatagtgcctgtccggtgcaccaccgggtccggtggcccagaagacagaagctccaacggtcggaatccaacggtttaGTGACGAGGCAGGCGCACCggtcagtgtccggtggcgcaccggacagtgtccggtggcgcaccggactgtccggtgcgccatgcgacatcagccttcaccaaacggctagtttggtggttggggctataaatacccccaaccacccaccattcatagtatccaagttttctgactttcCACACCTTATAagggctatagcattcaatacaagacacaacaaagagataaaatcctcttctaagtccttagttcattccaaatcaaatagtgacttgtgagagagtgacttgtgttcatttgagctcttgcgcttggattgcttctttttctcattctttcttatgatcaactcaattgtaaccgaggcaagagacaccaattgtgtggtggtccttgcggggactttgtgtcccgtttgattgagaagagaagctcactcggtctaagtgaccgtttgagagagggaaagtgttgaaagagacccagtctttgtgaccacctcaacagggagtaggtttgcaagaaccaaacctcagtaaaacaaatcatcgtgtctcactctttatttgcccgcgatttgtttttcaccctctctctcggactcgttcatatttttaacgctaacccggcttgtagttgtgcttaagtttataaatttcagattcgccctattcacccccctctaggcgactttcaacatcCACATAAAaattagtaataatatataaACATTCACAAATTCCTGAAGGATTAAAGCATATCTCACAAAAGCATTAAAGCAATATATCTCACAAATGCAAGTGAATAGGACTATGCGCACATACATATAGTTAGAAAGTCAACATAATTGGTATCATCCTAGTCATTCTTAGGCTCTCATGCAAATTATGAATATATGTATCTAAAGTAATAATTGTAAAACAAACTATAAAAAAAGATCTATGAAAGTTTTAAACAACTCTAATCTATATATCAATAGATAGACCATGATTTTAGGAAACtaataaaattagtttcacaTTTTTCTAAGTTCATGAATTTATTATAATTTTACAAAGATCGGttcagattttatatttttctgtAAAAATTACCGAATTCATTACCAAAGGTAAAATACCGAATAAATACGGTAATTTTCGGAACGGCCGGAAGAGACCCAAACCGTTTTCGTTTTTTGTACCTGTTTCGTTTCCGTATTTTCGGTAACTGTTTCCGTTTAACCCTGAATTTCGGTAAAATTTTTAAAACGGTTCTCGGTAACCGAAATTTACCGTTTTTGTTCTCACTCCTATTGATGATCAAGAAAGTAACACGGTGTATGCGTGCCGAGTTTTATTCAAGTAATGCTAAACATCTACGGTGTATCACTGCTAATGCGCTTACTATGTTTAGTACCTATGCTACATACAAAGTTTCAGGATCAAGCTAGTGCGCTTCATAACCTATACATCTTCTATATATACATGCAAGCCTCTTATAAAATGCTGTAGGCAAGGTTCAAGAGAAAGCATTTGATGTTATCGTTCGCCTATAAAATATAGTAGTTCAAAGAGAAACCACTTGATGTTTTAGTTTTCGTCTTCAATGTGGCTGACCTCGACGACGTAATCCCTCATGAGCTTTGTGTTGGCCTCATCAACCATCTGCAGACAGTGGAAGACAAAAGAGCATAGAAAATTACAACGCTAAATATATAGTACTGTTGCTTTTTCTGAAATTCTTACTGACTACGATCTATCTTTTGGTGGTAATATTTGACACAATTTTACTGAGCAAAAAATTTATGGAATACTACGGGTCATAACTGAGACACTTTAAGAAGTTTAGTCTGTCGAAATTTATTATTAGCAAGTAATAGACCCATATAGTAGATGGAGCAGAAGATTAATAAAAATTCAACGTACCTTGAAGGATAATTCCTTCAAATTGTCCCACTCGAACTCGTTCTTCACATATGCAGATCGGACCTGCAGTCGCATCAATTCATCTGACAAAGTGAGAATCCCTTTCGAACACATATTGTGAAAACTAAGTTTAATTAGAATATGATCAGTACGCACCTCCAGAATCCTCAAGGCTGTTTGTTTCCAAGAGACGAAACCACACATGCCTCAGTAATTTCATACACTGTTTCATCAAAGGATCAAGAAAGTAAAACAGTGTGTGGTTAAAAAAGAACTAGACTTGCCTAGTCCCTTGAGCCTTGGAGACTCGCGCATGAGCTTTTCGCAGAAAATCTCGGCGTCGTTCAGGGAGGTGCGGCTGATGAACTCCTTCAGCTCCAAGTACGCTTCCCTATTGTAACTCTTTTTTTTTATCGATGATCCAAACAAAAGAATAAAAAAAGGAATCAAAATCTGATAACCGTTTCGAGTCCCTTTGGCGATCACTCAGGATATCGAACTATCGAAGTGCTGTTGAACAAAAAGGAACAGCCAGTCTCGTCCAGAAGGCGACAAGGCCAACCTCAAGCTGTGCTAGGACAATGCTGACAGCGATGTAGTTAAAGAAGTGCTGGAGGTTGATCGCCGCCTTCCGCTCCGGTGAACCCTCCCCAAAGCCTGAATCGTCACCAGCCGCACAGCCATAGTAAGCGCGGGGCGACTATGTAGTGCAGTCGCTAGAGTGGATGCAGATGGAGAGTCGGTCGAGAGGCGAACGGCTACCTACCGGGAACGTACATCTTGCTGCACCTCGCCGGCGCCGCGGAACTCGCGAGCCGGCGCCGCCGCTCCGTCGCCCTCCTGCTCCTCAAGAACGACCGTACCCGCACTTGCACGGGGAGGAGGACGCGCCCAACCCCGGCGCCCTGGAGCGGAAGGACGACGGCACCGCGCTCCATGACCAAGAACCGCACGCTCACTCTGCTCTAGCGCCCGCTCTTCACCGATGCCAGATAGGCGCCGCGCGGATATGGAGTCAAAAATGCCGCAGGAGATATTTACCGGGTAGAGTAACGGGTCTGCGCCACCGCACATGTCGCGGCCGTGACACGGTGACAGTGGATAAACCGTGCAGCGAAGAGATCTTAAATTAGGTCCTATTTTAAAATATAATCGATTTTCTAAAATATAGGAGTAATTTGTTTTAGAataaagatatatatatatatatttaataaTTAATCTATAAATATAGAATGTGAATGGAAGAAAAAAAGAGGTATAAAGAAGACGGAGGTGGGAGGGACCGAGAGAGTATAGCGTCTGTTTCGCACCAACCGAATAGTCACATAAAATTCCGTTTGCCCAAACCTAGAGctacctccgccgccgccgccggcaatCAAGACAGCTGATGGATCCTATGCAGTCATCGGTGAGAGGCCGCAGGTCTTCGTTGCATGCTGATGCTGTCATAACTATTGGAGGAGTCCGACCTGCACCACCCCCACAAACATCCACACAACATGTATGTCAAGATGAGGCAATGGTCAGCAGCGGGGATCCCTCTTGGATGTCTGGTTACAGGTACGCAATCCAGGTTCAGCAGTCAATCGAGTTGGTTGGTTCATGTACATCCCTATCGGACAAACCAAATCCCATGATCCAACTCCATTTGTTTGTCCAGCCAAAATTCACAAATTAAATCTATAGCTCCACAACCCTAATGCTAGTTAGTTCATGCATATATCACTGTGTGCTTTTATTAAGACTCATAGTACTATTTTGGATTAACCACGGCATCAATGGCAGTATTCCAGCCATTGAGTTGCAGTGATTCAGTTTTTGTTTTCTACGGCAGAGTATAGCACACTACTAATCCGAACATCGATGTTGGTGGTGCCAGTTGATTAGCACTGGTAACTTTTCAGCTGAACACATTGTTTTTTATCACTTTGATAGGCTGAGTTAACATCATCGTTGTCGTCCTTGTCAGCAGGTGGGGCCTGCGGTTATTAGAAATGCACTTCAGTGACTAAACTGAGCAACTCAGAGGTTCATTTTTTTTAACAGAAAGGGTTTCCTCCCATTTCATTAAGAAATAGGCAACGAGTTTCATATATTACCAACACGAGAACTACGACTTAGAAGACTGTCAATCGAAGAAGGCCGGCGAAACTACTCCTAATCAGAAAACCATCCTGAAAAGGAAAATATGCCCAACCAACCATGACCAATGCTAGCTAAGTCAGAACCTATTACATGGGGGAAAAACACACCCTAGCGGGTTACAGCTAACCACGCTTCCCATAGAAACTCAAACTTTTAAACGGGGCGAGAGTTCTGCATCATCCGATCACCAGGTGAACTGAACATAATTAGAAAGAGCATCACCATTAACAGTTCCAAAAGGTAGATGTTTGTCCAAAAGAACAGCAAGAAGCCGCGCCATCCACTGGAGCAATGACACAAATCAGCCACAGATGCTGACATCGATGATGTTGGTTCCAGTTGATTAGCACTGGTAACTTTTCAGTTGAACACATTGTTTTTTTATCACTATGATAGGCTGAGTtaacatcatcatcgtcgtccttGTCAGCAGGTGGGGCCTGTGGTTATTAGAAATGCACTTCAGTGACTAAATTGAGCAACTCAGAGGTTCATATCTCATATATTGAACCATATGGTTCATAACTTTAGTGCACAATAAATAATTCACGTCAGCAATCACCATAAACTAACTATGTGCACATATAAAATGGCtaaccatttttagccaaaaatcacaaagAATTGGCACAAAACTTGAGTTCATTTATAGATTTCACCCAAAATAATAGTTAAGAAATTATACCTGTGCATCAGCAACATCAGGAGTTGAACCTGAAGAAACTGCTGATGGCTGAACCATAACACCTAGGCCCTCTCCAGTAACTCCACTGAAATTGTATGAATTATTAGCGCACTCACACTGCTAACAGGATACCCAGGAAAAATAAAAGGCCAAGAAGAATGGCACACCTCAGTATGCTTTGACGAGGGAGCAGCCAACAATGAATAGTATAGTAGACAGCCAGGTCGTCCTCAGAAGCTTGGTAGCTAGAGACAGATTGGTGCAGCATAAGTTCAGTAGAACTGTTATCATCATTGTGCAAACAGAGTAGCTCCAGAAATGGCCATCTCCCCTCAATAAATATTAGCAAGTGATCTGACAGCACATATGAGTGGTGTTAGAAATGTCAAATCATGACAATACTTAGGTCCTGTTTGGATCCACCAGGTTTCTTAGAATCTGGTTTTTAAAAGCTGGAAGGCCTCCAAACAGGTCTACTTTTAATTTAGTTTCCAAAAACTAGTTTCCTggtttcttaaaaaccaagaatCTGATTACACCCAGCTAAAACCAGTTTTTGGATGGCTATTTACATACTACCCTTAATAAGTTGGAAAAGAATTACTAACAATGCCACCGTCTCATTAGCAACTCCACGCAATCCTCCGAGCAATCATGCCGTCTTCATCCTCCCAGCAGCTCATCTGGCCAACTCCACGCCCAGCCTTCTTACTGCCcaggcctccatgtcttcagcc
Proteins encoded:
- the LOC100277780 gene encoding Chaperonin-like RBCX protein 1, chloroplastic; the protein is MERGAVVLPLQGAGVGRVLLPVQVRVRSFLRSRRATERRRRLASSAAPARCSKMYVPGFGEGSPERKAAINLQHFFNYIAVSIVLAQLESYNREAYLELKEFISRTSLNDAEIFCEKLMRESPRLKGLALRILEVRSAYVKNEFEWDNLKELSFKMVDEANTKLMRDYVVEVSHIEDEN